CAAAACCAATTATTAACCAGTCTATAAGCAAACTCTTATCTTTAGACATTTAGCACACAAACAAAATGAGATAACTTTTACCTTCTGGATGCTAGAATGCATATGATTCATTTCCAAGTAAAAGACACGGTCCTTGATATCAGGATGGAGAGAGTTATCCATCTGCAAAGACGGTTTACTAACAGAGAGCACCCCATGGTTTCCACTGTCAAACGGTAGGAGCCAGCTCTCATGCTTCTCGTGCAGATCCTGCAGATACTTCAGCGACACTCCACCTTCTTCCGCTCGTTTCCTAAGCATCATCCGCTTGTGGCAAGTGTCAGGAATCGCCCTCAAGTATATAAACCCATCAGGTACAACTCCAGGTAAAGCGGAGACTACATGATCAAACCAACAGTCGTATATGCTTATCTCCATCTCGTTCATCCACTTCGCTTCATGAACCGCTCTCACAAACACCTAAACACACAACACATTAACT
This window of the Brassica napus cultivar Da-Ae unplaced genomic scaffold, Da-Ae ScsIHWf_22;HRSCAF=44, whole genome shotgun sequence genome carries:
- the LOC106408436 gene encoding deoxycytidine kinase-like, with the protein product MPSPSSGCYGKSIEKRRCYHAVMVGILADKEDVFYSEPQRYAYTFQNYMFVTRLMQEKEFTSGVKPLRLMERSVFSDRMVFVRAVHEAKWMNEMEISIYDCWFDHVVSALPGVVPDGFIYLRAIPDTCHKRMMLRKRAEEGGVSLKYLQDLHEKHESWLLPFDSGNHGVLSVSKPSLQMDNSLHPDIKDRVFYLEMNHMHSSIQKVKVISFCLCAKCLKIRVCL